One stretch of Enterococcus mundtii DNA includes these proteins:
- a CDS encoding ABC transporter transmembrane domain-containing protein, with protein MVIQICISASYPYLTKVIVDEVLMKKQVDKLKVIIMVAVILIVVQVPLNIIVSYLCSKWNQLIIFELRKNVSMSFFDSKENSKKNGLFINTITNDCELIGKQLLNIIINSFPNILLIVIYLSILIFLNPFLVGILLLGLPLFLLIAYFTSKKVSVLTKELQRYRDRLVEFLNSYVRNKLLIDLYGARREETNYFYKVSTQLKDVNVKTNTIISFLNNISNLIAVITPLITLLVGSFLVINNKLSLGSLITFNTYTALLFSPIGRLLNISPMISQLKVSIERIKEVKIPAEIYKEGIYDRFLCSDDCLISVSKLIPYVEKRPLLKTELNFNIKKGELLKISGKNGIGKSILLQCLINYHKNFTGYIQIDKNVKIIYIPQENFCLKGQ; from the coding sequence ATGGTTATTCAGATCTGTATAAGTGCTTCGTATCCTTATTTAACAAAAGTTATTGTGGATGAAGTCTTAATGAAAAAACAAGTAGACAAGTTAAAAGTTATTATAATGGTTGCAGTGATCCTTATTGTAGTACAAGTTCCTTTGAATATTATTGTGAGTTATTTATGCTCAAAATGGAATCAATTAATTATTTTTGAGTTACGTAAAAACGTAAGTATGTCTTTTTTTGATAGTAAAGAAAACTCTAAAAAGAATGGTCTATTTATTAATACAATAACTAATGATTGCGAATTAATTGGGAAACAATTATTAAATATTATAATTAATAGTTTTCCTAATATACTTTTGATTGTCATATATCTTTCAATATTGATATTTTTGAATCCTTTTTTAGTTGGAATCCTTTTATTAGGACTGCCACTATTTTTATTAATTGCGTATTTTACTTCAAAAAAAGTTTCAGTTCTTACTAAAGAGCTACAACGATATCGAGATAGGCTAGTTGAATTCTTAAATAGTTATGTTCGTAATAAACTTTTAATAGATCTCTATGGAGCAAGAAGAGAGGAAACAAACTATTTTTATAAGGTTTCTACGCAATTGAAAGATGTGAATGTAAAAACAAATACAATTATATCTTTTTTAAATAATATATCTAATTTAATTGCTGTAATTACGCCATTAATTACTTTGTTAGTTGGTAGCTTTTTAGTCATTAACAACAAACTTAGTTTGGGATCACTTATTACATTCAATACTTATACAGCTCTGCTGTTTAGTCCTATAGGAAGGTTATTGAATATATCCCCTATGATTTCTCAATTGAAGGTATCTATTGAAAGAATTAAAGAGGTAAAAATACCAGCTGAAATATATAAAGAAGGTATCTATGATAGGTTTCTATGCTCTGATGATTGCTTGATCTCTGTTAGTAAGCTCATTCCTTACGTGGAAAAAAGACCATTATTAAAGACTGAGCTTAATTTTAATATAAAAAAGGGAGAACTTTTAAAAATTTCAGGAAAGAATGGAATAGGAAAGTCAATTTTATTGCAATGCTTAATAAATTATCACAAAAATTTTACTGGATATATTCAAATAGATAAAAACGTGAAAATTATTTATATACCACAGGAAAATTTTTGTTTGAAGGGACAGTAA
- a CDS encoding ATP-binding cassette domain-containing protein, which produces MFEGTVKENLTKGLPEYEIDFLFYLIRKFKFEIDLNRKVNAFSLNLSSGQLQKIKLIRALLSKPDILLLDEVFANLDHETSITLINYLRENLLTAIFVYHGDTERLLKQNEYNTLNLDYYAIA; this is translated from the coding sequence TTGTTTGAAGGGACAGTAAAGGAAAACTTAACAAAAGGACTTCCTGAATATGAAATAGATTTTTTATTTTATTTAATTAGGAAATTCAAATTTGAAATAGATTTAAATCGAAAAGTTAATGCATTTTCTTTAAACTTAAGTAGTGGACAATTACAGAAAATTAAATTGATTCGAGCTTTGCTTAGTAAACCAGACATACTTTTGTTAGATGAGGTATTTGCTAACTTAGATCATGAAACAAGTATTACTTTAATCAATTATTTGAGGGAAAACTTATTAACCGCGATATTCGTTTATCATGGAGACACTGAGCGACTTTTAAAACAAAATGAATATAATACTTTAAATTTAGACTATTATGCTATAGCTTAA
- a CDS encoding DNA helicase UvrA: MREKYDYWGVPFSVLYPIPNIRYKSVPHQIACDCGEKADSIKSVYRYQCKTCGRKYSLVRGDYILIENDLEE, translated from the coding sequence GTGAGAGAAAAATATGATTATTGGGGTGTACCTTTTAGTGTGTTGTATCCAATACCAAATATAAGGTATAAAAGTGTACCACATCAGATTGCATGTGACTGTGGAGAAAAAGCGGATTCTATAAAATCTGTATATCGCTATCAGTGTAAGACATGTGGAAGAAAATATTCATTAGTACGTGGCGACTACATTTTAATCGAAAATGACTTGGAGGAATAA